A part of Candidatus Electrothrix aestuarii genomic DNA contains:
- the rseP gene encoding RIP metalloprotease RseP produces MNSIISFILVLGILIFVHELGHFLLAKLFGVRVLKFSLGFGNKLIGKKWGETEYLISAFPLGGYVKMFGEQPDEKVSEEEQAVSFTHKTVWQRFGIVLAGPLFNLFFAVFLFWLMFTFAGLPDYAESGLIGKVSPDSVAEKAGLKNGDLVLSIDGQAVSTWTQISNAVKDSQGKELRIEIQRGEETLTITASPAMDKVKNIFGEEVGERYLLGISRSEELEYKKTSVLEAIKYAFIQTWNLILLTLLGLVKIIQRVVPASELGGPIRIAELAGQQWEAGLMQLVHFTGLLSINLGVLNLLPIPVLDGGHLVFLSVEAVRGKPLGEQAILMAQKVGITLLGALMIFVFYNDIARLVRQWFAAP; encoded by the coding sequence ATGAATTCAATAATATCCTTTATACTTGTCCTCGGCATCCTGATTTTTGTTCATGAGCTGGGACATTTTCTCCTGGCCAAGCTCTTCGGGGTACGGGTGCTAAAGTTTTCTTTGGGCTTTGGTAATAAACTCATAGGTAAAAAATGGGGAGAAACAGAATACTTGATCTCTGCCTTTCCTTTGGGCGGCTACGTAAAGATGTTCGGTGAACAGCCTGATGAAAAAGTGAGTGAGGAGGAGCAGGCAGTCTCTTTTACCCATAAGACCGTGTGGCAACGTTTCGGGATCGTCTTGGCTGGCCCCCTGTTTAATCTGTTTTTTGCGGTGTTCCTTTTCTGGCTGATGTTCACCTTTGCTGGCCTGCCTGATTATGCTGAGTCAGGTCTGATAGGTAAGGTTTCCCCTGACTCTGTGGCTGAGAAGGCTGGTCTGAAAAACGGTGATCTCGTTCTCTCCATTGATGGACAGGCAGTCAGCACCTGGACGCAGATCTCAAACGCAGTAAAGGACTCCCAGGGAAAAGAGCTGCGCATAGAGATACAGCGAGGCGAGGAAACCTTGACCATTACCGCAAGCCCTGCTATGGATAAGGTGAAAAATATCTTTGGTGAAGAGGTGGGCGAACGTTACCTTTTGGGGATCAGCCGTTCGGAGGAATTGGAGTACAAGAAAACCTCGGTACTGGAAGCGATTAAATACGCCTTTATCCAGACCTGGAATCTTATTTTGCTGACTCTATTGGGGCTGGTGAAAATTATCCAGCGGGTTGTTCCCGCGTCTGAACTGGGTGGCCCGATCCGGATTGCCGAGCTGGCAGGCCAACAATGGGAAGCCGGGCTCATGCAATTGGTCCATTTCACCGGCCTGCTTTCTATTAATCTCGGTGTGCTCAATCTCCTGCCCATCCCTGTCCTGGATGGTGGGCATCTTGTTTTCCTCAGCGTTGAGGCCGTACGCGGAAAGCCCCTGGGAGAGCAGGCTATCCTCATGGCCCAGAAAGTCGGCATAACCTTGCTGGGTGCGCTGATGATCTTTGTCTTTTATAATGATATTGCGCGGCTTGTTCGCCAATGGTTTGCAGCTCCCTGA
- the cutA gene encoding divalent-cation tolerance protein CutA, with product MKEKYCLVITTYADEENGKKIIDALLSQRLAACVQMMPIQSFYHWQGKIANDQEKLLLIKSKASLYSEIEATILRYHTYETPEIIQVPINTGFAGYLHWLGEECK from the coding sequence ATGAAGGAAAAATACTGTTTGGTCATAACAACATACGCTGATGAGGAAAATGGCAAGAAGATTATCGATGCCCTGCTTTCCCAGCGACTGGCTGCCTGTGTCCAGATGATGCCGATCCAGAGTTTTTATCACTGGCAGGGAAAAATCGCCAATGACCAGGAAAAACTTCTTTTGATAAAGTCCAAGGCTTCGCTGTACAGCGAGATTGAAGCAACAATTCTTCGGTATCATACCTATGAGACGCCGGAAATTATTCAAGTTCCTATCAACACCGGCTTTGCTGGCTATCTCCATTGGCTTGGGGAAGAATGCAAGTAA
- a CDS encoding adenylate/guanylate cyclase domain-containing protein, with product MSPLTLIGLLLTLFFLFLGQFPPLLLHELRLKSFDFFLRHSPGPLAEQKVVIIDVDSQSLEELGQWPWPRKHIASLLQKITAAKPAVVGLDMIFAEPDSSSPHLLCHLDTIQKAPAEVQAYLKTLPDHDASLAQVLKQSPAPVILGYVFTNSGTKDTKRRIPRRGSFLLWGEDPLPSLYSFNGVDSSLEMFEQTAQGIGFLNIVPDLDSLLRNVPLVVSYHNEIYPSLVLSMLQAATEQETITLETDSNGVRYVQVGEYQIPTNMNGELIINFSGPSRTLPYVSAHDILSGNFDPELIRDAYVLVGTSAPGLFDLRAVPTDRAFPGVELHGHALNTILSKNYIHRPEWAKGAELLYIFTMGILLIMVLSRLEAAKGGLVVLLFSLGMVSFSHWCMHHCRLQLDIVYPLTATWALFTVLTFYNFIIGERKIRRLRSTFSHYLAPEVVRELLQKKDDLVLDGEERELSILFSDIRRFTSMAEKMSPDDLCAFLNEYLTPMTEAIMERRGTVDKFIGDAIMAFWNAPLDTPNHVFHTCECALAMLKELEVLNKAWNSRGLPEVRIGIGIHCGVARVGNMGSQQRFDYTIMGDAVNLASRIEGLTRLYGVDILVSEAVYHILQDSDFFFRHIDRVRAFGKTTPVTLYQLMGLRSEQSVEKSQELEKYATALELYNAGAFSQAAQAFQNLKAEHPCTLLYEIYNERCQRMAKNIPENWDGITDIQMKKAD from the coding sequence GTGAGTCCGCTCACCCTGATAGGGCTTCTTCTTACACTTTTCTTTCTCTTTCTTGGTCAGTTCCCTCCCCTGCTTCTCCACGAACTGCGCCTGAAATCCTTTGATTTCTTTTTGCGCCACAGCCCTGGTCCTCTTGCCGAGCAGAAGGTGGTTATTATTGATGTTGACTCGCAAAGTCTGGAAGAGCTCGGGCAATGGCCCTGGCCTCGCAAGCACATTGCGAGTTTGTTGCAAAAAATAACCGCAGCAAAACCAGCAGTAGTGGGGCTTGATATGATCTTTGCTGAGCCTGACAGCAGTTCTCCTCACCTCCTTTGCCATCTGGATACCATACAAAAAGCCCCTGCTGAAGTACAGGCCTACCTGAAAACGCTCCCGGATCATGACGCCTCTCTGGCCCAGGTCCTAAAACAGAGCCCTGCCCCTGTAATTCTGGGCTATGTCTTTACTAATTCCGGGACAAAGGACACAAAGCGCAGGATTCCACGACGAGGGAGTTTCCTTCTCTGGGGCGAGGATCCACTCCCTTCCTTATACAGTTTCAACGGGGTGGACTCCAGCCTGGAAATGTTTGAACAGACAGCGCAGGGTATTGGTTTTTTGAATATCGTACCAGATCTTGATTCGCTCCTGCGCAATGTTCCCCTCGTGGTCAGTTATCATAATGAGATATATCCCAGCCTGGTTCTCTCCATGTTGCAGGCCGCAACTGAACAAGAAACCATTACATTGGAAACAGATAGCAATGGGGTCCGCTATGTCCAGGTAGGGGAGTATCAAATTCCCACCAATATGAACGGCGAGCTGATTATTAATTTCTCCGGTCCATCCCGCACCCTGCCCTATGTCTCGGCCCATGATATTTTATCTGGAAATTTTGATCCAGAACTGATCCGCGATGCCTATGTGCTGGTTGGCACCTCAGCCCCAGGTCTTTTTGACCTCCGGGCTGTGCCCACAGACCGAGCCTTTCCTGGTGTGGAGCTGCACGGGCATGCCCTGAATACCATCCTCAGTAAAAACTATATTCATCGTCCAGAATGGGCCAAGGGAGCAGAGTTGCTCTATATCTTCACTATGGGCATCTTGCTGATTATGGTCCTTTCACGGCTTGAGGCAGCCAAGGGGGGGCTGGTTGTTCTACTCTTTTCCCTGGGCATGGTCTCCTTTTCCCACTGGTGCATGCATCATTGCCGCCTCCAGCTGGACATCGTCTACCCGCTGACTGCGACATGGGCCTTATTCACGGTGCTGACCTTTTATAATTTTATTATCGGGGAACGAAAAATCCGTCGCCTGCGCTCCACTTTTTCTCATTACCTTGCTCCTGAGGTGGTACGGGAACTGCTGCAAAAAAAGGATGATCTTGTCCTGGATGGGGAAGAACGGGAGCTAAGTATCCTCTTTTCCGACATCCGTCGCTTCACCTCAATGGCCGAAAAAATGTCGCCGGATGATCTCTGTGCCTTCCTGAATGAGTATCTGACCCCCATGACTGAGGCCATTATGGAGCGACGCGGCACGGTAGACAAGTTCATCGGCGATGCCATCATGGCCTTTTGGAATGCCCCCCTGGATACACCCAACCATGTTTTTCACACCTGTGAGTGCGCCCTTGCAATGCTCAAAGAGCTTGAGGTGCTGAACAAGGCCTGGAACAGCAGAGGATTACCAGAGGTACGCATCGGCATTGGTATCCACTGCGGAGTGGCGCGGGTTGGCAATATGGGCTCCCAGCAGCGTTTCGATTATACGATCATGGGAGATGCCGTGAACCTCGCCTCCCGTATTGAAGGACTGACCCGGCTTTACGGAGTGGATATCCTGGTGAGTGAGGCAGTGTATCATATCTTACAGGACAGCGATTTCTTTTTCCGTCATATTGATCGAGTCCGGGCCTTTGGCAAGACAACCCCGGTGACCCTGTACCAACTTATGGGACTGCGTAGCGAGCAGTCCGTGGAAAAATCCCAGGAGCTAGAAAAATACGCTACTGCTCTTGAGCTCTATAATGCCGGGGCCTTTTCCCAGGCTGCCCAGGCTTTTCAAAATCTGAAAGCAGAGCATCCCTGCACCTTGCTCTATGAAATCTATAATGAGCGCTGCCAGCGGATGGCAAAGAATATCCCGGAAAACTGGGATGGGATTACGGATATTCAAATGAAAAAGGCCGATTGA
- the cbiB gene encoding adenosylcobinamide-phosphate synthase CbiB produces MYFLSVLFFACLLDALFGDPRWFPHPVRLIGRFALAVELFTRKLPLDLYNSGRLAMLIILCGTGGVICTLLVLLSRAPQPVFFVGATFILYTTIAARDLIHHARQVVDALALDTLDITLARKRVGMIVGRDTDQLDTAGIVRACVESVAENMSDGIIAPLFWAVIGAVLGQIIVGLPVIWGVTAAMLYKAINTMDSMFGYKNERYLQFGSCPARLDDAVNFLPARLSGGALVLAASLCGCDVKNSFQVLIRDRRNHSSPNAGWPEAAMAGALRLQLGGTSSYFGELLRKPTIGDSLEIPQADHIIQANKLVVVASLLCLLLLSLCSFLPSIF; encoded by the coding sequence ATGTATTTTCTCTCTGTTCTTTTCTTTGCCTGTCTTCTTGACGCCCTTTTCGGCGATCCCCGCTGGTTTCCTCATCCGGTTCGGCTTATCGGACGTTTTGCCCTTGCAGTGGAATTATTCACAAGAAAACTCCCTTTGGACTTATATAATAGCGGCAGGCTGGCAATGTTGATAATCTTATGCGGCACCGGTGGGGTAATATGTACGCTTCTCGTGCTGCTCTCTCGTGCTCCGCAACCTGTGTTTTTTGTCGGCGCCACCTTTATCCTCTACACCACCATTGCGGCTCGTGACCTGATCCATCATGCCCGCCAAGTTGTTGATGCACTGGCTCTTGATACCCTTGACATAACACTTGCACGAAAACGAGTTGGGATGATTGTGGGAAGAGATACAGATCAGTTGGACACTGCCGGTATAGTTCGGGCCTGCGTAGAGAGCGTTGCGGAAAATATGTCCGATGGTATCATCGCTCCGTTGTTTTGGGCTGTTATCGGGGCTGTTTTGGGACAGATTATTGTAGGCTTACCTGTTATCTGGGGTGTGACTGCCGCCATGTTGTACAAGGCTATTAATACGATGGACTCCATGTTCGGGTATAAAAATGAACGCTATCTCCAATTTGGCTCCTGTCCTGCTCGCCTCGACGATGCGGTGAACTTTCTCCCTGCCCGTCTTTCCGGGGGGGCGCTGGTTCTTGCGGCCTCTCTCTGCGGCTGTGATGTAAAAAACAGTTTTCAGGTGCTCATCAGAGACCGACGGAACCACAGTAGCCCGAATGCAGGCTGGCCAGAGGCGGCAATGGCCGGGGCTTTACGCCTGCAACTCGGCGGCACCTCATCCTATTTCGGCGAATTGCTTAGAAAACCAACCATCGGTGATTCATTGGAAATTCCTCAAGCTGATCATATTATCCAGGCAAACAAGCTTGTCGTGGTGGCATCGCTCCTCTGCCTCTTGTTACTCTCCCTTTGTTCATTTCTGCCAAGCATCTTCTAG
- a CDS encoding DUF1343 domain-containing protein — protein MITIGIEHLIANRPSSFAGKRLALLCNQASTDRHFRHSRDLIMQAFPGQLTSLFSPQHGFFSEKQDNMIESDHATDVATGLPVFSLYGETRKPSAAMFEHFDILLIDLQDVGTRVYTFIWTVVYCLQRAAETGKKVVILDRPNPVGGHLVEGNLLRADFRSFVGLYAIPMRHGLTMGELALLCNREMGIHAELEVIKMQGWQREMFFADTGFPWVFPSPNMPSPLTALVYPGQVIWEGTNISEGRGTTLPFELLGAPFIDPMQVMERLSSRDLPGCELRPLMFEPTSGKWAGHPCAGFHIHVTQPQAFYSYRLSLAFLQVLFRLYPADFSYKQPPYEYEYDLLPMDLILGDQEVRKAIEQGENIIELERSWQDELEEFNSLRRSVFLYPAG, from the coding sequence ATGATAACCATCGGCATAGAACACCTCATCGCAAATCGCCCTTCCTCCTTCGCAGGCAAACGCCTCGCCCTGCTTTGCAACCAGGCCTCCACTGACCGCCATTTCCGCCACAGCCGCGACCTGATCATGCAGGCCTTCCCCGGCCAATTAACCAGCCTGTTTTCCCCGCAACATGGCTTTTTCAGTGAAAAACAGGATAATATGATTGAGTCTGATCATGCCACGGATGTAGCTACCGGCTTACCGGTTTTTTCTCTCTACGGCGAGACGCGAAAACCCTCTGCGGCCATGTTTGAACATTTTGATATCCTGCTCATTGATCTCCAGGACGTGGGCACTCGGGTTTACACCTTTATCTGGACCGTGGTCTACTGCCTTCAGCGGGCAGCAGAAACCGGGAAAAAGGTGGTCATCCTGGATCGGCCCAACCCGGTGGGTGGGCATCTGGTTGAGGGCAACCTGCTCCGAGCAGATTTTCGTTCCTTTGTCGGCCTCTATGCCATCCCCATGCGCCACGGCCTGACAATGGGAGAACTGGCCCTGCTCTGTAACCGGGAAATGGGCATTCATGCGGAGCTGGAGGTCATCAAAATGCAGGGCTGGCAACGGGAGATGTTTTTTGCCGATACCGGCTTTCCCTGGGTTTTTCCCTCCCCCAATATGCCCAGCCCGCTCACCGCCCTGGTCTATCCGGGTCAGGTTATCTGGGAAGGTACCAATATCTCCGAAGGCCGGGGAACTACCCTGCCCTTTGAACTCCTTGGTGCGCCTTTTATTGATCCGATGCAGGTCATGGAAAGACTCTCTTCTCGCGATTTACCCGGCTGCGAGCTCAGACCTCTGATGTTTGAACCGACCTCTGGAAAATGGGCAGGGCATCCCTGTGCTGGCTTTCACATCCATGTCACCCAGCCTCAGGCCTTTTACTCGTATCGACTCAGCTTGGCATTTCTTCAGGTACTTTTTCGGCTCTATCCAGCGGACTTCTCCTATAAACAACCACCCTATGAATATGAATACGACCTCCTGCCAATGGACCTGATCCTGGGTGACCAGGAAGTGCGCAAGGCCATAGAGCAGGGTGAAAATATTATAGAACTGGAGCGATCCTGGCAGGATGAGCTGGAGGAATTCAACAGCCTGCGTCGCTCTGTTTTTCTTTACCCAGCAGGTTGA
- the tsaB gene encoding tRNA (adenosine(37)-N6)-threonylcarbamoyltransferase complex dimerization subunit type 1 TsaB: protein MPDSSLILSIETATGCGSVALTRGGVRSGKVLAEATAQPEVTHSRRLLGSVDWVMQAAGIGWDTLDGVAISLGPGSFTGLRIGMAAAKGIVFAAQKPLLAVQTLDAIALSCPVIDRPLWCLLDARKQEVYAACYQMGAYGLPEQSTPVEAIRPEHLLERISGAALLAGPGLKEYHELFAQQENLQLIPPALSTPSAARIGFLAAEQLLRGEIQDPALIAPMYVRASEAEVNLQKKKAA, encoded by the coding sequence GTGCCTGATAGTTCTCTTATACTTTCTATTGAAACTGCAACTGGTTGTGGCAGTGTAGCACTAACCAGAGGCGGCGTGCGCAGCGGCAAAGTACTTGCCGAAGCCACTGCCCAACCCGAAGTTACCCATTCACGACGTTTGCTTGGCTCCGTAGATTGGGTTATGCAAGCCGCAGGAATAGGCTGGGACACGCTGGATGGTGTCGCCATCAGCCTTGGGCCTGGCTCCTTTACCGGCCTGCGGATTGGCATGGCTGCGGCTAAAGGGATAGTCTTTGCCGCGCAAAAGCCACTTCTTGCTGTACAGACCCTGGATGCAATCGCCCTCTCCTGCCCGGTCATTGATCGCCCGCTCTGGTGTTTGTTGGATGCCCGGAAACAGGAGGTCTATGCAGCTTGTTACCAAATGGGTGCGTATGGCCTGCCGGAACAGTCAACTCCGGTTGAAGCCATTCGTCCAGAACATCTCCTGGAACGAATTTCAGGAGCTGCCCTGCTTGCCGGTCCAGGCCTGAAAGAATATCATGAGCTCTTTGCCCAGCAGGAAAACCTCCAGCTTATTCCTCCTGCTTTGAGTACCCCAAGTGCTGCGCGAATCGGGTTCCTGGCTGCGGAACAGCTTCTGCGCGGTGAAATTCAGGATCCGGCCCTGATTGCCCCCATGTATGTTCGAGCCTCAGAGGCTGAGGTAAATCTGCAAAAGAAAAAAGCGGCGTAG
- the ispG gene encoding flavodoxin-dependent (E)-4-hydroxy-3-methylbut-2-enyl-diphosphate synthase produces the protein MIQRKQTKKICIGNTPVGGDSPITVQSMTNTDTRDAEATVRQIKGLEAAGCEIIRVAVPDMEAAQAIRAIREQIAIPLIADIHFDSRLAVAALEHGAQAIRINPGNLGGLDKLARVVDAAKLHKAPIRVGVNSGSIEKDLLAKYGYPTPENCRSLIESALNNVAAIEKLGYEELKISIKSSDTLTTVAGYRELSRRTDYPLHIGVTEAGGLIAGTVKSSVALGILLFEGIGDTFRISLTRDPLEEVRVGFELLRSLRIRERGPELISCPTCGRTRIDLFSMAEEVERVLQTMQSNLKVAVMGCVVNGPGEAKEADIGIAGGHGTGIIFKKGEVFKKLPEEELLPAFLEELRKMDAEAKIC, from the coding sequence ATGATTCAGCGCAAACAAACCAAGAAAATTTGCATTGGTAATACCCCGGTAGGCGGCGATTCCCCGATCACTGTGCAGTCCATGACCAATACCGACACACGGGATGCGGAAGCCACCGTGCGTCAAATTAAGGGACTGGAGGCCGCAGGCTGCGAGATCATCCGGGTGGCTGTGCCGGATATGGAGGCTGCTCAAGCTATTCGAGCCATTCGGGAGCAAATCGCCATTCCCTTGATCGCGGACATTCATTTTGACTCGCGCTTAGCTGTGGCCGCCTTAGAGCATGGAGCACAGGCCATCCGCATCAATCCGGGCAATCTCGGTGGCCTGGATAAACTGGCTCGGGTGGTGGATGCGGCAAAGCTTCATAAGGCCCCCATTCGGGTGGGTGTGAATTCCGGCTCCATAGAAAAAGATCTGCTGGCAAAGTACGGTTACCCGACCCCGGAAAATTGCCGATCCCTCATTGAAAGCGCGCTGAATAACGTAGCAGCCATCGAAAAACTGGGCTATGAGGAGCTCAAGATTTCCATCAAATCCTCTGATACCCTGACCACCGTAGCTGGGTATAGGGAACTCTCCCGGCGTACAGATTATCCCCTCCATATCGGGGTGACTGAGGCTGGTGGTCTCATTGCCGGGACCGTGAAATCCAGCGTGGCCTTGGGGATTCTCCTCTTTGAGGGCATCGGGGATACCTTCCGCATCTCGCTGACCCGTGATCCCCTAGAGGAGGTACGGGTGGGCTTTGAATTGCTTCGCTCCCTGCGTATTCGGGAACGAGGACCGGAGCTGATCTCCTGCCCAACTTGCGGGCGCACCCGAATTGATCTTTTTTCAATGGCCGAAGAGGTGGAACGGGTTCTACAAACCATGCAGTCCAACCTGAAGGTTGCGGTGATGGGTTGTGTGGTCAATGGCCCTGGTGAAGCCAAGGAAGCGGATATCGGTATCGCTGGCGGGCATGGCACCGGAATCATCTTTAAGAAGGGTGAGGTGTTTAAAAAATTACCGGAAGAAGAGTTGTTGCCTGCGTTTTTGGAGGAGTTGCGGAAGATGGATGCAGAGGCAAAAATTTGCTAA
- a CDS encoding formate/nitrite transporter family protein, translated as MTEENKKLVDRLGSPLKLRTQTERAAERTQEDHDFVPVIIKRTDEGVRHPDDVLEKAITEGLEQIQRPFLSLALSSVAAALLLSFSVMAVAVMTTLMIDLQQPLLIRLAMALVYPLGFIICIISGTELFTEHTATAVYPVLEGKAGRRELLRLWFIVILGNMVGALIGALLLTGTDQVIQAKRGYIHIAHHLIQYDNVSLLFSAVLAGWLMALGGWLVLATTPALSQILCVYIVTFLIGLGGLHHSIAGSVEMFTALLISDHFTLLQGLRFIGLAMLGNLIGGSVFVAILNYGHIRKTQGLV; from the coding sequence TTGACCGAAGAAAACAAAAAGCTGGTTGACAGGCTCGGCTCTCCCTTGAAACTGCGTACACAGACCGAACGTGCAGCAGAACGGACGCAAGAGGATCATGATTTTGTCCCTGTCATTATAAAACGAACTGATGAGGGCGTTCGGCACCCTGATGATGTCCTAGAAAAGGCTATCACGGAAGGCTTGGAACAAATCCAGCGTCCTTTTCTCTCCCTGGCACTCTCTTCTGTTGCCGCAGCTCTTCTGCTTAGTTTTTCCGTCATGGCTGTAGCAGTCATGACCACGCTGATGATTGATTTGCAGCAGCCCCTCCTGATCCGCCTTGCAATGGCTTTGGTCTATCCATTAGGCTTCATTATCTGTATCATCAGTGGCACAGAACTTTTTACCGAACATACCGCCACCGCAGTGTATCCTGTGCTTGAAGGAAAGGCCGGGCGACGTGAGTTACTTCGGCTCTGGTTCATCGTTATTCTTGGAAATATGGTGGGTGCCCTTATCGGTGCCCTTCTTCTTACAGGAACAGACCAAGTAATCCAGGCAAAAAGAGGCTACATCCATATTGCCCATCATCTTATCCAGTACGACAATGTTTCGCTTTTATTCAGCGCAGTCCTGGCTGGCTGGTTGATGGCCTTGGGCGGCTGGCTGGTTCTGGCGACAACCCCGGCCCTCAGCCAGATTCTTTGTGTTTACATTGTCACTTTTCTGATTGGCCTTGGCGGCCTTCATCATTCCATTGCAGGCTCTGTTGAAATGTTTACAGCCCTGCTTATTTCTGATCACTTCACCCTTCTGCAAGGCCTACGCTTTATCGGACTTGCCATGCTGGGTAATCTGATTGGAGGGAGCGTTTTTGTGGCTATCCTTAATTACGGCCATATCCGAAAGACGCAAGGCCTTGTATAA
- a CDS encoding Uma2 family endonuclease, whose protein sequence is MAQPALIDNPVFTYKDYLSWPAEERWELIDGVPWNMSPAPGTTHQRMVRELAVALYGALAASSCELFLAPFDVRLPETSTDQVEDETILTVVQPDLAIICDKGKIDSKGCLGPPDVMIEVLSPSSAYRDETDKLHLYESQGVREYWIVNPDGGYIMVYTLNGKEYGKPEYLWKKDRLISKVIDGIALDLEALFARIVPSG, encoded by the coding sequence ATGGCACAACCTGCATTGATTGATAACCCGGTTTTCACCTATAAGGATTATCTGAGTTGGCCAGCTGAAGAACGCTGGGAGTTGATTGATGGCGTACCCTGGAATATGTCGCCAGCGCCTGGGACCACTCACCAGCGCATGGTGCGTGAACTGGCTGTTGCCCTTTACGGCGCCTTGGCTGCCAGTTCCTGCGAACTCTTCCTGGCTCCTTTTGACGTTCGTTTGCCCGAGACCTCGACGGATCAGGTCGAAGATGAGACCATCCTGACTGTGGTACAGCCGGATTTGGCTATCATCTGTGATAAAGGCAAAATTGACAGCAAAGGCTGTCTCGGTCCACCGGATGTAATGATAGAAGTGCTTTCCCCTTCCAGTGCCTATCGGGATGAGACAGATAAACTACATCTCTACGAAAGCCAAGGCGTCCGTGAATACTGGATTGTTAATCCAGATGGCGGCTACATCATGGTATATACTCTGAATGGCAAAGAATACGGAAAACCGGAGTATCTCTGGAAAAAAGACCGCCTAATCAGCAAAGTGATTGACGGCATTGCTCTGGATCTTGAAGCCCTTTTTGCCCGCATAGTTCCTTCAGGTTGA
- the lpxD gene encoding UDP-3-O-(3-hydroxymyristoyl)glucosamine N-acyltransferase, with protein sequence MKTATLSELAALVHGRVLGDEQTQVSTVNSLDLAEPGQLTFINSVKLAEKLAASKASACIVPSDFTEATLPLIQVENVDLASARIHNYLLVEPFQATGIHERAVIGADCKISDQISIGALACIGDRVQIGERVKIAPGVVIGDDVQIGDDCVLHANAVVAYGCTLANRVVLHHGAIIGSDGFGFASDPQTGCHVSKPQVGTVRIDDDAQIGANSCVDRAAFGVTHIKNGVRIDNQVMVGHNCVIGENSILVAQAGIAGSSTLGRNVILAARAAVGGHIHLDDGVMVAALGGVHNDQKKGAVVGGVPAIDIKKWGRAAAAYARLPEMAREVKRLRKELDRLLSERKE encoded by the coding sequence ATGAAAACAGCAACTCTTAGTGAATTAGCCGCCCTTGTGCATGGAAGAGTCCTTGGTGATGAACAGACCCAGGTGAGCACAGTCAATAGCTTGGATCTGGCAGAGCCTGGTCAGCTAACCTTTATTAACTCAGTCAAGCTCGCAGAGAAACTGGCTGCAAGCAAGGCCTCTGCCTGTATTGTTCCCAGCGACTTTACAGAGGCGACGCTTCCCCTTATCCAGGTCGAGAATGTAGATCTGGCCTCAGCGCGAATCCATAATTATCTCCTGGTGGAGCCGTTTCAGGCCACAGGTATCCATGAACGAGCCGTCATCGGCGCAGATTGCAAAATCAGCGACCAGATTTCTATCGGAGCACTGGCCTGTATAGGTGACCGGGTCCAGATCGGGGAACGGGTAAAAATCGCCCCCGGAGTGGTAATCGGCGACGATGTCCAGATCGGCGATGACTGCGTGCTCCATGCCAATGCTGTAGTTGCTTACGGTTGTACTCTGGCTAATCGGGTTGTCCTGCACCACGGGGCCATTATCGGTAGTGACGGCTTTGGTTTTGCCTCAGATCCCCAAACAGGTTGCCATGTCAGCAAGCCCCAGGTAGGCACTGTGCGCATTGATGATGACGCGCAGATTGGAGCTAATTCCTGCGTGGACCGGGCCGCCTTTGGTGTCACCCATATAAAAAACGGGGTGCGTATTGATAATCAAGTCATGGTAGGGCATAATTGTGTTATCGGTGAAAATTCAATCCTTGTTGCCCAGGCTGGTATAGCAGGAAGTAGCACCTTGGGACGTAATGTTATCCTGGCAGCTCGGGCTGCTGTGGGCGGTCATATCCACCTTGATGACGGAGTTATGGTAGCTGCTCTGGGCGGGGTCCATAATGACCAGAAAAAAGGTGCGGTGGTTGGTGGGGTTCCAGCCATAGATATAAAAAAATGGGGCCGAGCCGCAGCAGCCTATGCCCGCCTGCCTGAGATGGCCCGCGAGGTAAAACGCCTACGTAAGGAATTGGATCGCTTGCTCAGTGAACGAAAAGAATAA
- a CDS encoding ferredoxin encodes MADIIIDSYQCSGCETCVEMCPDIFRIDEITEKATLVNPSPQITDAIRQAAAFCPEKCIEVLE; translated from the coding sequence ATGGCAGATATTATTATAGACAGCTATCAATGCAGCGGCTGCGAGACCTGTGTGGAAATGTGTCCTGATATCTTTCGCATAGACGAAATCACTGAAAAAGCCACCTTGGTTAACCCCTCACCGCAGATCACTGACGCTATTCGGCAAGCTGCCGCCTTTTGCCCGGAAAAATGTATTGAAGTTTTGGAATGA